In the Anaerobacillus sp. CMMVII genome, CTCTGTTTGCCTCTATCGTGTTTGATGCCAGGCAATCAGAAGGAATATGAAGCTTGTATTTTAACATGAAAGCGTCATTGGCAGTGAATTGCACACACATGTTTCCGGCAATACCTGTGATGATGACGATCTTAACATTTAGATACTCAAGCAACAAATGCAGCGGTGTCGCGTAAAATCCAGAGTAAGAAGGTTTTAGGATATGGTAATCACCTTTTTCAGGTTTTAATAACTCGACAAACTCTTTTCCAACGTTATCTTCCTTTAAACATTCCAAGACAAGGTCTTTAAAGTCTGCCTGCCAATTCTTAAAGTTATCGTTAACGTAAATAACTGGTATTTTATGTTTGTTTGCCCGTTTTTTTAAGTTAGCAATGTTTTGCGCAATTGGTATTGTTTGTTCATATAGTTTCTCACCATCATCGAATTGAAAATGATTCACGACATCGATCAGTAATAGAGCGGTGTTTTCTTTTTGTTTCAAAAAAATCCCTCCTGGTTTTATTGTTTACAATAAATACTAAGTTCATCTATTTTTCCAGTGAAAAATTAAGGTTTAAAATTTCTGAATAGAAATATTATTTAGTCGTTGGTTATGGTATGATATTCTGCATAAAATATTTTCAGTTGTTGATATGGGGGGACTTCTCTTGAAGGAAAAAAAGCTTGAAATTCTACATTTGATTGAGGGAAATGCAAGGATTTCTGTTGAGATATTGGCAAAAATGGTTGATCTGTCTGTTGAAGAAACTGAGGCCATTATTAAGGAATTAGAAGAACAAAAGGTCATATTAGGCTACTCAGCCGTTATCGATTGGCCAAAAATTACAAGTGCAGAAACAGTAACGGCGATGATTGATGTGAAAGTAACCCCGAAACGTGGCGTAGGGTTTGATGATGTGGCTGAACGAATTTATCGTTTTCCCGAGGTAAGAGCCCTCTATTTAATGTCTGGTGCCTATGATCTATCTGTCGTGATTGAAGGAAAGACAATGAATGAGGTAGCTAGTTTTGTTTCACAAAAGCTTTCAACTCTAGATTCAGTCATCTCGACAACTACTCATTTTCAATTGAAAAAATACAAGCATGATGGAGTTGTATTTAGTGATGGTGAAGAAGATCATAGGATCGTGATTACTCCATGACATCTTGCACAAAAGGAAGAACTTCAAAGCTAGTTAACGCAATCCAACCATCAGGGATTCGTAGATTTTTTGATTTAGCCTCATCGATGGATAACATTATTTCTTTAGGAGTTGGAGAGCCGGACTTTATCACACCTTGGGTAGTACGTGAAGCCTGTATCTCCTCATTAGAGAGAGGATATACAGCCTATACAGCAAATGCTGGTATGCTGGAGCTCCGCGTCGAAATTGCGAATTACTTAGAGAAACAATTTCAATTGTCATATCATCCAAAAGACGAAATCATTGTAACTGTCGGCGCTAGTGAAGCGTTAGATATTGCTTTACGGGCTATTGTAGATCCTGGTGATGAAGTCATCGTCGTTGAACCTACCTTTGTTTCATATGCCCCACTAGTCACGTTAGCTGGAGGTAAGCCTATAC is a window encoding:
- a CDS encoding Lrp/AsnC family transcriptional regulator; translated protein: MGGLLLKEKKLEILHLIEGNARISVEILAKMVDLSVEETEAIIKELEEQKVILGYSAVIDWPKITSAETVTAMIDVKVTPKRGVGFDDVAERIYRFPEVRALYLMSGAYDLSVVIEGKTMNEVASFVSQKLSTLDSVISTTTHFQLKKYKHDGVVFSDGEEDHRIVITP
- a CDS encoding cysteine hydrolase family protein — encoded protein: MKQKENTALLLIDVVNHFQFDDGEKLYEQTIPIAQNIANLKKRANKHKIPVIYVNDNFKNWQADFKDLVLECLKEDNVGKEFVELLKPEKGDYHILKPSYSGFYATPLHLLLEYLNVKIVIITGIAGNMCVQFTANDAFMLKYKLHIPSDCLASNTIEANRAALEQMETVLKADTTPSHLINF